One window of the Chryseobacterium sp. CY350 genome contains the following:
- a CDS encoding mercuric reductase — protein MIKKDAIIIGSGQAGNPLAIKLAAAGWKTVLIEKSEEMLGGVCVNVGCTPSKTLIASAKIMHTIKTSDKHGISVSDVKMNFTNTQERKEVIVKASKKGLKKNLCEAENLEVVFGTASFSGEKTISVDQGDQKTLEFTAPCIFINAGCRPATPEINGLETVKWYNSTGILELKEIPKKLIVVGSGYIGLELGQMYSRFGSEVIIVEKQGQIMANEDADVAEDLQKILEDEGLKFYLNTNVDKVEESKGEITVTITKNNEKEKIKGTHLLVVTGRKSNADSLDLDKAGIMTDQKGYITVTEALETNIDGVYALGDIKGGPQFTHVAYNDYVVVSENILDKKNISIEDRVIPYTMFTDPQVGRIGLSEKQAKEKELNFSVVKIPGKRITRGIESATVQGLWKAIVDKKTGQILGAAIIGSEGGEIATVIQMAMKGNIPAKDLENFMFSHPTYSESLNTLFGELE, from the coding sequence ATGATAAAAAAAGATGCGATCATCATCGGTTCCGGACAGGCAGGAAATCCGCTTGCCATAAAATTAGCTGCGGCAGGCTGGAAAACAGTTTTAATAGAAAAATCTGAAGAAATGTTGGGTGGTGTCTGCGTCAACGTGGGATGTACACCGAGTAAAACATTGATTGCGTCCGCTAAAATAATGCATACTATAAAAACTTCCGATAAGCACGGAATTTCTGTATCAGATGTAAAAATGAACTTCACAAACACTCAGGAAAGAAAGGAGGTGATTGTAAAGGCATCGAAAAAAGGTTTAAAGAAAAATTTATGTGAAGCAGAAAATCTGGAAGTGGTATTCGGAACAGCATCTTTCAGCGGAGAAAAAACCATTTCTGTTGATCAGGGAGACCAGAAAACCTTGGAATTTACAGCACCGTGTATTTTTATTAATGCGGGGTGCAGACCTGCAACTCCGGAAATCAATGGTTTGGAAACTGTGAAATGGTATAATTCTACCGGAATACTGGAGCTGAAAGAAATTCCCAAAAAATTGATCGTCGTTGGAAGCGGTTATATTGGTCTGGAGCTAGGGCAGATGTACAGTCGTTTCGGAAGTGAAGTGATTATTGTGGAAAAGCAGGGGCAAATCATGGCTAATGAAGATGCTGATGTCGCAGAAGATCTGCAGAAGATATTAGAAGATGAAGGGTTAAAATTCTACCTTAATACCAATGTCGACAAAGTAGAGGAAAGCAAAGGCGAAATCACGGTAACGATTACCAAAAACAATGAAAAAGAAAAAATAAAAGGAACTCATCTTCTTGTCGTAACCGGAAGAAAATCAAATGCCGACAGCTTAGATCTCGACAAAGCGGGTATCATGACCGATCAGAAAGGCTATATTACGGTGACTGAAGCATTAGAAACAAATATTGATGGCGTTTATGCATTGGGCGATATCAAAGGTGGGCCTCAGTTTACACATGTTGCTTATAATGATTACGTGGTAGTTTCGGAAAATATTTTAGACAAAAAAAATATTTCTATTGAAGACAGAGTTATTCCTTACACGATGTTTACGGATCCGCAGGTTGGTAGAATTGGTCTTTCTGAAAAGCAGGCCAAAGAAAAAGAACTGAATTTTTCAGTAGTAAAAATTCCCGGAAAGCGAATCACAAGAGGAATAGAATCTGCCACAGTTCAAGGATTATGGAAAGCAATTGTAGATAAAAAGACCGGACAAATTCTAGGTGCCGCCATCATCGGCAGCGAAGGCGGAGAAATCGCAACTGTGATTCAAATGGCGATGAAAGGTAATATTCCTGCCAAAGACCTGGAGAATTTTATGTTTTCACATCCTACTTATTCTGAATCTCTTAACACCCTTTTTGGTGAGCTGGAATAA
- a CDS encoding outer membrane beta-barrel protein, with protein sequence MKKILLSLSVLLSAMVIAQQTNETTNSKIKEKEIEGVVMTKTKKAVEQKADRTIFDFSEQAHLNNGNVLEGIKKLPGLVATDIAGMMYQGKILDVYLNGRPLNISSNELNSFLEGMPANSVEKIEVITQPGAEFPATSGGAIMNIITNKNANKYLTATYSGNYNFSNEDKLRSRTSNSLNLNARNKLFGWQLSVGQNYRESNLNSNQDNLMFANTDRIGRGYFAKSGLTFDLGEDRLLLNYDIYHNKNDNYTSSNGLADILTKKNPDVYREVRFNALDAADTNNLRQEGVLTYQKRFADDKSKKLDFQFGYTKSDSKFGQDNIFRTGFFTDSNLGEPYDFSAGSVLENSSDMRIANFKVDYSQPLKILDEGKVSFGGLYEKQNFDTESKGLTNLEYQRQTASTYLEFQAKLKKFDFIAGARAENYDISGITRRDSSNTIIQENLIPFKKFKIFPNASVQYNVMKQVYALANYNKKINLPSISALNPNNNTFQGPNTQVTGNPFLQPTIFDNYEVKISAFDYAFIGYSVSNAKNQVAQIIRREGKSIFNEQVNISNMKIHNFNVGLPIPFMIFTKPLSEIMKFDFNPDKINFMYLYAGYQKHDIDNLKNNGFWIFNLMTQILLPKDIKLTANYSYLTPRAGYFYFTAEKPFNNSVDITLTKKFMDNRLTVSIFGNDILNGQVMQIRTNNPTGGESLFIRTKYDSRNFGLSVNYKIPTKNKLAKEDQNILNNKKEEAGGVLQQGQ encoded by the coding sequence ATGAAGAAAATCCTACTTTCTCTTTCTGTATTGCTGTCGGCGATGGTAATAGCACAACAAACGAATGAAACTACAAATTCTAAAATTAAAGAAAAGGAAATTGAAGGTGTGGTGATGACGAAAACCAAAAAAGCCGTTGAGCAAAAAGCCGATCGTACAATTTTTGATTTTTCGGAGCAGGCTCACCTCAACAACGGTAATGTTCTGGAAGGCATTAAAAAACTTCCGGGTCTTGTCGCCACAGATATTGCAGGGATGATGTATCAGGGAAAAATACTTGATGTCTATCTCAATGGGAGGCCTTTAAATATCAGCAGCAATGAGCTTAATTCTTTTCTGGAAGGAATGCCTGCCAATTCTGTTGAGAAAATAGAAGTGATTACTCAGCCAGGCGCAGAATTTCCTGCTACTTCCGGCGGTGCGATCATGAATATTATCACCAATAAGAATGCGAATAAATATTTGACCGCAACCTACTCCGGAAACTATAATTTTTCTAATGAAGACAAACTGAGAAGCCGTACAAGCAACTCTTTAAACTTAAATGCGAGAAACAAACTCTTTGGCTGGCAATTGAGCGTGGGGCAAAATTACAGAGAAAGTAATCTCAATTCTAACCAAGATAATCTGATGTTTGCCAACACCGACAGAATCGGGCGAGGTTATTTTGCCAAATCCGGACTTACTTTTGATCTTGGCGAAGACCGATTACTTTTGAATTATGACATTTACCATAACAAGAATGATAATTACACTTCCAGCAATGGTTTGGCCGATATTTTAACAAAAAAAAATCCTGACGTTTATAGAGAAGTGAGATTTAATGCTCTTGATGCCGCAGATACCAACAATCTTAGACAGGAAGGCGTACTGACTTACCAGAAAAGGTTTGCAGATGATAAATCTAAAAAGCTTGATTTCCAGTTTGGATATACAAAATCTGACAGTAAATTCGGACAGGATAATATCTTCAGAACCGGCTTCTTTACAGACAGCAATCTTGGTGAACCTTATGACTTCAGCGCCGGTAGTGTTTTGGAAAACAGTTCAGATATGAGAATCGCCAACTTTAAAGTAGACTATTCTCAACCTTTAAAAATTCTTGATGAAGGCAAAGTGAGTTTTGGAGGTTTATATGAAAAGCAAAATTTTGATACTGAAAGTAAAGGCCTAACCAATCTTGAATATCAAAGACAAACCGCTTCCACTTATCTTGAGTTTCAGGCAAAACTGAAAAAATTTGATTTTATCGCGGGTGCAAGAGCTGAAAACTACGATATTTCGGGAATTACCCGAAGAGATAGTTCCAACACAATTATTCAGGAAAATCTGATTCCTTTTAAAAAGTTTAAAATTTTCCCAAACGCAAGCGTACAATACAACGTGATGAAACAGGTTTACGCATTGGCGAACTATAATAAGAAGATCAATCTGCCCAGTATTTCTGCCCTAAACCCAAACAACAATACTTTTCAGGGTCCAAATACTCAGGTGACAGGAAATCCTTTTCTTCAACCGACGATTTTTGATAATTACGAAGTGAAAATTTCAGCATTTGATTATGCGTTTATTGGGTACAGCGTGAGTAATGCGAAAAATCAGGTGGCGCAGATCATCAGAAGAGAAGGCAAAAGCATCTTTAACGAACAGGTGAATATTTCTAATATGAAAATTCATAATTTTAATGTCGGACTTCCTATTCCGTTTATGATTTTTACAAAGCCATTGAGCGAGATCATGAAGTTTGATTTTAATCCTGACAAGATAAATTTCATGTATCTGTATGCAGGTTATCAGAAACATGATATTGATAATTTAAAGAACAACGGTTTCTGGATTTTTAATCTAATGACTCAGATTCTCCTTCCAAAAGATATTAAGCTAACAGCAAATTACAGTTATCTGACGCCGAGAGCAGGATATTTTTATTTCACTGCAGAAAAACCATTCAATAATTCTGTAGATATTACTTTAACCAAAAAATTTATGGATAACCGTTTGACGGTTTCTATTTTCGGAAACGATATTCTGAACGGTCAGGTAATGCAGATCAGAACCAATAACCCGACAGGTGGCGAAAGTCTTTTCATCAGAACAAAATATGACAGCCGAAATTTTGGTCTTTCAGTGAATTATAAAATTCCTACAAAGAATAAACTGGCCAAAGAAGATCAGAATATCCTTAATAATAAAAAAGAAGAAGCCGGTGGTGTTTTACAGCAAGGGCAATAG